From Myxococcus xanthus, a single genomic window includes:
- a CDS encoding Do family serine endopeptidase encodes MACSLPSRRFLSALVLLPAATLGACGQAIGTASAASPAPTAQVAAAVPAQAAPPIQKALFNPAVAGSQGGITSLAPLVDAVKGAVVNVEVRARPRRSAAMQRLPPGMAERFGLPPGFGGEGNGPARQGAGSGFIIDASGIVLTNNHVVEDADQVRVKLDDGRAFDAEVMGRDPLTDVALLKLKGAPGNLPAVPLGDSDALRVGDAVMAIGNPFGLASSVSAGILSARARDIQAGPYDEFLQTDAAINPGNSGGPLFNMQGEVVGMNTAIVGGATGIGFAVPSKLIQALLPQLKETGVVRRGWLGLAVQDLTPDLARALGLEAMKGAVVAGVNRGSPGERAGLREEDVITSVNGKPVESAGGLTRAVALLQPDSRVKVNLLRGGKAQSLDVTLGTRPAQNGEQEVLPRNASASAPRRLGVQLSDARDGGAQVVAVEPGSPAERGGLVPGMVLVQVGDQKIASVSDAAQALTAAKPGAALLLRVRMPGSESTLLRAVEVPER; translated from the coding sequence ATGGCCTGCTCGCTCCCCTCCCGCCGCTTCCTCAGTGCGCTGGTCCTTCTTCCCGCCGCCACGCTTGGCGCTTGTGGCCAAGCCATTGGCACCGCGTCCGCGGCATCGCCCGCTCCCACCGCCCAGGTCGCCGCCGCTGTTCCGGCGCAGGCGGCGCCGCCCATCCAGAAGGCGCTCTTCAATCCGGCCGTGGCCGGAAGCCAGGGCGGCATCACCTCGCTGGCGCCGCTGGTGGACGCGGTGAAGGGCGCGGTGGTCAACGTGGAGGTGCGCGCACGGCCCCGCAGGTCAGCCGCCATGCAGCGCCTGCCACCCGGCATGGCGGAGCGCTTCGGCCTGCCGCCCGGGTTCGGCGGTGAAGGCAACGGCCCGGCGCGACAGGGCGCGGGCTCCGGCTTCATCATCGACGCCTCGGGCATCGTCCTCACCAACAACCACGTGGTGGAGGACGCCGACCAGGTGCGCGTGAAGCTGGATGACGGACGTGCCTTCGACGCGGAGGTGATGGGCCGCGACCCGCTCACCGACGTGGCCCTGCTGAAGCTGAAGGGGGCGCCGGGCAACCTGCCGGCGGTGCCGCTGGGGGACTCGGACGCGCTGCGCGTGGGCGACGCCGTCATGGCCATTGGCAATCCCTTCGGCCTGGCGTCCAGCGTGAGCGCGGGCATCCTCTCCGCGCGGGCCCGCGACATCCAGGCGGGCCCCTATGACGAATTCCTCCAGACGGACGCCGCCATCAACCCCGGCAACTCCGGCGGGCCGCTCTTCAACATGCAGGGCGAGGTGGTGGGCATGAACACCGCCATCGTCGGCGGCGCCACGGGCATCGGCTTCGCGGTGCCCAGCAAGCTCATCCAGGCGCTGCTGCCGCAGCTCAAGGAGACGGGCGTGGTGCGTCGCGGCTGGCTGGGCCTGGCCGTACAGGACCTCACGCCGGACCTGGCGCGGGCGCTGGGCCTGGAAGCGATGAAGGGCGCGGTGGTGGCGGGCGTCAACCGCGGCAGCCCGGGTGAGCGCGCCGGCCTGCGCGAGGAGGACGTCATCACCTCCGTCAACGGCAAGCCGGTGGAGTCCGCGGGCGGACTGACGCGCGCCGTGGCCCTGCTCCAGCCCGACAGCCGCGTGAAGGTGAACCTGCTGCGCGGTGGCAAGGCGCAGTCGCTGGACGTCACCCTGGGCACGCGGCCCGCGCAGAATGGCGAGCAAGAGGTACTTCCGCGCAACGCTTCCGCTTCCGCGCCGAGGCGGCTGGGCGTGCAACTGTCGGACGCGCGGGACGGCGGCGCGCAGGTAGTCGCCGTGGAGCCGGGCAGCCCCGCCGAGCGCGGGGGACTGGTGCCAGGCATGGTGCTGGTCCAGGTGGGCGACCAGAAAATCGCCAGCGTGTCGGACGCCGCCCAGGCGCTGACGGCCGCGAAGCCCGGCGCCGCACTGCTCCTGCGCGTGCGCATGCCGGGGTCGGAGTCCACGCTGCTGCGCGCGGTGGAAGTCCCGGAGCGCTGA
- a CDS encoding glutaminyl-peptide cyclotransferase: MRIPSSLLSLLALGAACHCSPTNRPVPDAGGSVQEPVRRVAHIIREYPHATNAFTQGLVFHQGHLFESTGHQGTLRQLSLESAQPVWMERLGNIFAEGLASDGERLYQLTWTEGLLFTWSGMPPQRERTTRYSGEGWGLCYWNGKLVRSDGGTMLTFHEPDGFALVGAVQVKLRGQPVELINELECANGVIYANIWHSSDVLEIDPATGTVVGVIDASALTRAVAGQVTNPEAVLNGIAVEPGSGRIFMTGKLWPRLFEVRLDVVD; the protein is encoded by the coding sequence ATGCGGATTCCATCCTCGCTGCTGTCCTTGCTCGCGCTGGGCGCGGCGTGCCATTGCAGCCCCACGAACCGGCCGGTGCCGGATGCGGGAGGCAGCGTGCAGGAACCCGTGCGGCGCGTGGCGCACATCATCCGTGAGTATCCCCACGCGACGAATGCCTTCACCCAGGGACTGGTATTCCACCAGGGGCACCTCTTCGAGAGCACCGGGCACCAGGGGACGCTGCGGCAACTGTCGCTGGAGAGCGCGCAGCCGGTGTGGATGGAGCGTCTGGGGAACATCTTCGCGGAGGGCCTGGCCAGCGACGGCGAGCGCCTGTACCAGCTCACCTGGACCGAAGGCCTGCTCTTCACCTGGAGCGGCATGCCGCCGCAGCGCGAGCGGACCACGCGCTACTCGGGGGAGGGCTGGGGCCTCTGCTACTGGAACGGGAAGCTGGTGCGCAGCGATGGCGGCACCATGCTCACCTTCCACGAGCCCGACGGCTTCGCCCTGGTGGGCGCGGTGCAGGTGAAGCTGCGCGGCCAGCCCGTGGAGCTCATCAACGAGCTGGAGTGCGCCAACGGCGTCATCTACGCCAACATCTGGCACAGCTCGGACGTACTGGAAATCGACCCCGCCACGGGCACGGTGGTGGGCGTCATCGACGCGTCGGCGCTGACGCGCGCGGTGGCGGGGCAGGTGACCAATCCCGAGGCGGTGCTCAACGGCATCGCCGTGGAGCCGGGCTCGGGCCGCATCTTCATGACGGGCAAGCTGTGGCCCCGCCTCTTCGAGGTGCGTCTGGACGTGGTGGACTGA
- a CDS encoding response regulator, with protein MGPDEFTAVSDEVREWPLSTREWVSRRSAPRILLGEDQPEMRSLLRRALSRRGYDVVEAPDGPGLVKALVDGLLAQQTQVPDLIVTDVRMPGFSGIEVLARLRREGWTTPVILITAFGDAQLHQEAELLGAARVLNKPFAMEDLCEAVEMLVPPPR; from the coding sequence ATGGGGCCAGACGAATTCACGGCGGTCAGCGACGAGGTGCGGGAGTGGCCGCTGTCGACGCGTGAGTGGGTGTCGCGCCGCAGCGCTCCGCGCATCCTCCTGGGGGAGGACCAACCCGAGATGCGCAGCCTGCTGCGTCGGGCGCTGTCCCGGCGCGGGTATGACGTCGTGGAGGCCCCGGACGGTCCGGGACTGGTCAAGGCGCTGGTGGACGGATTGCTCGCGCAGCAGACGCAGGTCCCCGACCTCATCGTCACCGACGTGCGCATGCCCGGCTTTTCGGGCATCGAGGTGCTGGCCCGCCTGCGCCGCGAGGGCTGGACGACGCCTGTCATCCTCATCACCGCCTTCGGCGATGCGCAGCTCCACCAGGAAGCGGAGCTGCTCGGCGCGGCGCGCGTGCTCAACAAGCCCTTCGCCATGGAGGATTTGTGCGAGGCGGTGGAGATGCTGGTACCGCCGCCGCGCTGA
- a CDS encoding sigma-54-dependent transcriptional regulator codes for MPGRVLVVEDEREMRAMLEKGLTRRGFTPVALPSADEALVRLAAEDFDVVLTDLRMPGMDGLALCERIALNRPDIPVVVVTAFGSLETAVAAIRAGAYDFVTKPIDVDALVLVLERAVQHRALREEVRRLRQELGRREDSGTVVGESPAMKQAYALIDRVADLDSTVLITGESGTGKEVAARAVHTRGRRKDGPFVAINCAAMPEALLESELFGHAKGAFTDAKAARTGLFVQANGGTLFLDEVGELPLTLQPKLLRALQERTVRPVGGDTELPFDARIVAATNRDLELAVEEDRFREDLYYRLNVIGVELPPLRARGNDVLALSQRFIEQFASRTGKRVLGLSPAAAQRLLAYGWPGNVRELQNCLERAVALTSFEEITVDDLPERVRNYSQPRVVPETQDASELVTLEQLERRYIHRVLEAVGGSRTLAARILGVDRKTLYRKLERDDDTRKG; via the coding sequence ATGCCAGGCCGCGTCCTAGTCGTCGAGGACGAGCGCGAGATGCGCGCGATGTTGGAGAAGGGGCTCACGCGCCGGGGCTTCACGCCCGTGGCGCTCCCGTCTGCGGACGAGGCCCTGGTGCGGCTGGCCGCCGAGGACTTCGACGTGGTGCTCACCGACCTGCGCATGCCCGGCATGGACGGGCTGGCGCTGTGCGAGCGCATCGCCCTCAACCGCCCGGACATCCCCGTGGTGGTGGTGACGGCCTTCGGCAGCCTGGAGACGGCGGTGGCCGCCATCCGCGCCGGCGCGTACGACTTCGTCACCAAGCCCATCGACGTGGACGCGCTGGTGCTGGTGCTGGAGCGCGCCGTGCAGCACCGCGCCCTGCGTGAAGAGGTGCGCAGGCTGCGCCAGGAGCTGGGCCGGCGCGAGGACAGTGGCACTGTGGTGGGTGAGAGCCCCGCCATGAAGCAGGCCTACGCGCTCATCGACCGCGTGGCGGACCTGGACTCCACGGTGCTGATTACCGGCGAGAGCGGCACCGGCAAGGAGGTGGCGGCCCGCGCCGTCCACACGCGCGGGCGCCGCAAGGACGGGCCCTTCGTCGCCATCAACTGCGCGGCCATGCCGGAGGCCCTGTTGGAGAGCGAGCTGTTCGGCCACGCCAAGGGCGCCTTCACCGACGCCAAGGCCGCCCGCACCGGCCTGTTCGTCCAGGCCAACGGCGGCACCCTCTTCCTGGACGAGGTGGGCGAGCTGCCCCTCACGCTCCAGCCCAAGCTGCTGCGCGCCCTGCAGGAGCGCACGGTGCGCCCGGTGGGCGGAGACACGGAGCTGCCCTTCGACGCGCGCATCGTCGCCGCCACCAACCGCGACCTGGAGCTGGCCGTGGAGGAGGACCGCTTCCGCGAGGACCTCTACTACCGGCTCAACGTCATCGGCGTGGAGCTGCCGCCGCTGCGCGCGCGCGGCAACGACGTGCTGGCCCTGTCCCAGCGCTTCATCGAGCAGTTCGCCTCGCGCACCGGGAAGCGGGTGCTGGGCCTGTCCCCCGCGGCGGCCCAGCGGCTGCTCGCCTACGGCTGGCCGGGCAACGTGCGCGAGCTGCAGAACTGCCTGGAGCGCGCGGTGGCGCTCACCTCCTTCGAGGAAATCACCGTGGACGACCTGCCCGAGCGCGTCCGCAACTACAGCCAGCCGCGCGTGGTGCCGGAGACGCAAGACGCCTCGGAGCTGGTGACGCTGGAGCAGTTGGAGCGGCGCTACATCCACCGCGTTCTGGAGGCGGTGGGCGGAAGCCGCACGCTGGCGGCGCGCATCCTCGGGGTGGACCGCAAGACGCTGTACCGCAAGCTGGAGCGCGACGACGACACGCGCAAGGGCTGA
- a CDS encoding sensor histidine kinase, with product MRLARKFTLALVLLAIAVMAGLQYVQVRRELERSALDMQHDHRLLGHTLAGSIGKAWQLAGEREALTLLHQANRFQEQVHLRWVWLDGGPGTPALTGFPPRLLSTLLQGKDGSMVDPAVDPGLLHSYTPVLIGNRLGAIEITESLGEQQKYVNTVVMGTFAATAAMAIGFIVAAMAMGRRLVGEPVDQLVSLAHRIGEGDLTARVPLPQRRGDELTTLAGAMNRMGEQLEETRSRLATETAARLSAVDHLRHADRLTTVGKLASGVAHELGTPLNVVMGRAKMISSGEAEGEEVGECAQIISQQAQHMTAIIRQLLDFARRRKPHRAPEDVQGLVERTLSLLRSMAARNSVTLETDIPAGLTVEVDAGQVQQVLTNLVMNGVQAMKQPGTVRVRAAHTRSTPPPDVGGPEADFVRLDVEDEGQGIPEDVLAHLFEPFFTTKDVGEGTGLGLSVSYGLMLEHDGWIAVRSEPGRGSCFSIYLPRGEDTCQAAS from the coding sequence GTGAGACTCGCCCGCAAGTTCACCCTCGCCCTCGTCCTGCTCGCCATCGCCGTCATGGCGGGCTTGCAGTACGTCCAGGTCCGCCGTGAGCTCGAGCGCTCCGCCCTGGACATGCAGCATGACCACCGGTTGCTCGGCCACACGCTCGCTGGCTCCATCGGCAAGGCGTGGCAGCTCGCCGGGGAGCGCGAGGCGCTCACCCTGCTCCACCAGGCCAACCGCTTCCAGGAGCAGGTCCACCTGCGCTGGGTGTGGCTCGATGGCGGCCCCGGCACCCCGGCCCTCACCGGCTTCCCGCCGCGACTGCTCTCGACCCTGCTCCAAGGCAAGGACGGCTCCATGGTGGACCCCGCCGTGGACCCCGGCCTGCTTCATTCGTACACGCCGGTGCTCATCGGCAACCGGCTGGGCGCCATCGAAATCACCGAGTCGCTGGGCGAACAGCAGAAGTACGTCAACACCGTGGTCATGGGCACCTTCGCCGCCACCGCCGCCATGGCCATCGGCTTCATCGTGGCCGCCATGGCCATGGGCCGCCGGCTGGTGGGCGAGCCGGTGGACCAGCTCGTGTCCCTGGCCCACCGCATCGGCGAGGGCGACCTCACCGCCCGTGTGCCGCTCCCGCAGCGCCGCGGCGACGAGCTCACCACGCTGGCCGGCGCCATGAACCGCATGGGCGAGCAACTGGAGGAGACGCGCTCGCGCCTCGCCACGGAGACGGCCGCGCGCCTGTCCGCCGTGGACCACCTGCGTCACGCGGACCGGCTCACCACCGTGGGCAAGCTGGCCTCCGGCGTGGCGCATGAGCTGGGCACCCCGCTCAACGTCGTCATGGGCCGGGCGAAGATGATCTCCTCCGGCGAGGCGGAGGGCGAGGAAGTGGGCGAGTGCGCGCAAATCATCTCGCAGCAGGCCCAGCACATGACGGCCATCATCCGTCAGCTCCTCGACTTCGCGCGGCGGAGGAAGCCGCACCGCGCGCCGGAAGACGTGCAGGGCCTGGTCGAACGCACCCTGTCGCTGCTGCGCTCCATGGCGGCGCGAAACAGCGTCACGCTGGAGACGGACATCCCCGCGGGACTCACGGTGGAGGTGGACGCGGGCCAGGTGCAGCAGGTGCTCACCAACCTGGTGATGAACGGTGTGCAGGCCATGAAGCAGCCGGGCACGGTGCGCGTGCGCGCGGCCCACACCCGGAGCACCCCGCCCCCGGACGTGGGCGGACCCGAGGCGGACTTCGTGCGCCTGGACGTGGAGGACGAGGGCCAGGGAATTCCCGAGGACGTGCTGGCCCATCTCTTCGAGCCCTTCTTCACCACCAAGGACGTGGGAGAGGGCACCGGACTGGGCCTGTCTGTTTCCTATGGGCTCATGTTGGAGCATGACGGCTGGATTGCCGTGCGCAGCGAGCCCGGACGCGGTAGCTGCTTCTCCATCTACCTGCCAAGGGGTGAAGACACATGCCAGGCCGCGTCCTAG
- a CDS encoding mucoidy inhibitor MuiA family protein: MPALPLTLWALVASAKVSTVVVYPDRAQVTREETVTCTGPTRARFEAVPLSAVADSLRAHSDSATVEGLITDEHSREDALREERTRLEARRDTLLRERAALGDAAARANALQTLASGYTDVAVYRVTHEMTYAKPDTRAWAAAFDSAMAVRRRAMTEDQDAMARQRVLEKQLTEVDTELEKLRTASEQRERHVEVRLSCPQGTRARVALTYLMGNASWTPSYEARANDSTRTVELTTLATVRQSTGEDWSDAKLVLSTAQPQRDATLPEIQPLYVLAEERPKERQVLVRRDEQPQHANAGGTPTATVTKGLEAIPQGLSVQFAAQARVSIPGDGNAVRIQVARTRFKAAFNWRTIPKLHPVVFRVARLNNAAAFPLLPGDVDLYRGAGFIGRQSLEHVAQGAPFELTFGVEEGLRVERRVVEELQRPKGLFKDTQRFRYAYQFTLNNLRGHPEEVEISEHFPVSELQDVKVAMEPETTAGYTLQSSDGIATWKVTLAPGEKRTLDFAFHVDVPSSYETKGL; the protein is encoded by the coding sequence ATGCCTGCCCTGCCTCTGACGCTGTGGGCGCTCGTCGCGTCCGCCAAGGTGTCTACTGTCGTGGTGTATCCGGACCGTGCACAGGTCACGCGCGAAGAGACCGTGACCTGCACAGGCCCCACACGTGCCCGATTCGAGGCCGTTCCCCTCTCCGCCGTGGCCGACAGCCTCCGGGCCCACTCCGACAGTGCCACGGTGGAAGGGCTCATCACCGATGAACACTCACGCGAGGACGCCCTTCGCGAAGAGCGCACCCGGCTGGAGGCACGCCGAGACACGCTGCTGCGTGAGCGGGCTGCCCTGGGCGATGCGGCGGCGCGAGCGAACGCTCTCCAGACACTCGCGAGCGGATACACGGACGTCGCCGTGTACCGCGTCACCCATGAGATGACGTACGCGAAGCCCGACACGCGCGCATGGGCGGCCGCCTTCGACTCGGCCATGGCCGTGAGGCGGCGCGCGATGACCGAGGACCAGGACGCCATGGCCCGACAGCGCGTGCTGGAGAAACAACTCACCGAGGTAGACACCGAACTGGAGAAACTCCGAACCGCCTCCGAACAACGAGAGCGCCACGTCGAGGTGCGACTCTCCTGTCCCCAAGGCACCCGGGCCCGCGTGGCGCTGACGTACCTGATGGGGAACGCCAGTTGGACGCCCTCCTACGAGGCTCGTGCGAACGACAGTACCCGGACGGTGGAATTGACGACGCTGGCCACGGTGCGCCAATCCACCGGAGAGGACTGGTCGGACGCGAAGCTGGTGCTGTCCACCGCGCAGCCGCAGCGGGACGCCACCCTTCCAGAAATCCAGCCGCTGTATGTCCTGGCGGAAGAACGGCCGAAGGAGCGTCAGGTGCTGGTGCGCCGCGACGAGCAGCCACAGCACGCCAACGCTGGCGGCACCCCCACGGCGACGGTCACGAAGGGACTCGAAGCCATCCCCCAGGGGCTGTCCGTGCAGTTCGCGGCACAGGCGCGCGTGAGCATCCCCGGCGATGGCAATGCCGTGCGGATACAGGTGGCACGAACCCGATTCAAAGCCGCGTTCAACTGGCGCACCATCCCCAAGCTACACCCCGTCGTCTTCCGCGTGGCCCGCTTGAACAACGCCGCCGCGTTCCCGCTGCTGCCAGGTGATGTGGACCTCTATCGTGGCGCGGGCTTCATCGGCCGCCAGTCACTGGAGCACGTGGCGCAAGGTGCCCCCTTCGAGCTGACCTTCGGCGTGGAAGAAGGCCTGCGCGTGGAGCGCCGCGTGGTGGAGGAACTCCAGCGCCCCAAGGGCCTGTTCAAGGACACGCAGCGGTTCCGCTACGCCTACCAGTTCACGCTGAACAACCTCCGCGGGCACCCGGAAGAAGTGGAGATCTCCGAGCACTTTCCCGTGTCCGAACTGCAGGACGTGAAGGTGGCGATGGAGCCAGAGACGACGGCCGGCTACACGCTCCAGTCCAGCGACGGCATCGCAACCTGGAAGGTGACGCTGGCCCCGGGTGAGAAGCGCACCCTGGACTTCGCCTTCCACGTCGACGTCCCCTCCAGCTACGAAACGAAGGGGCTCTGA